The genome window ATCCATCTCTGCTTATGCTTCGCTGTACGGTCAAATTAACAACATCCCATTGATTTATACATTTGAAAAGGAAACACGAAGCATAGAACTCACATCTCTTCCTATTTCATATGCTATAGGTGCTATGGATGAAGAGATATCTATGCTACGAGGATTAAACAAAATAGACCCAACTTATCGAAGTGAGTTAAAGAAAAAGGGAAATCTTCCACGCTGGATAGAAAGTCTTTTTCTTGGAGAATCAAACTCTAACCTCATTGACATACTCATAAATCAATACGACAGTGGGCATTATAAATTAACAGGAGTAGGAACGGGACTTATCAACCGATTAAGCGAAAAGAACGCTCCTCTTGGCTTTTATTTTAAAGAACTCGTAACAGGCATATGGAGTGAACTCTGGATAGGAGATCAGATACCAGAAACAGTAGAACATTCTCGTCGCCATTCTAAACGGCTTATGGAAATAGCGGAAAATTTTTTCCGTAGTGCCGAAACATTTTTCCATACAATGCAACTTGATGAAGACTTTCCCCTAGCACTTTTAACAGCAGCTATCTATCTTCATGATATTGGACACACAGCTGCCATATTTCCTGTAGATCCTCAAGAAAAAGTCCAAGGACATTTTCCATTGGGAATGTTTCCTTCAGCAGTAAGAGAAATACATCATCTTCTTTCATATGAATTAATAAAGTTTAAAAGCAATGACTTATTTCCGCCTCATGATAGTTTTGATAATAAATCAAACACAATTCTAGAAGACATAAAGAGAGCAGTTCCCTTTGTATGCGCATACCACAGAGGTTACACTCCACTAAGAAAAAATCTAAATTTAGAGGAATTTAAAAAAAGCGGGAAAAAAACCATTTACGAAATTGCAAGTTTTTTAAACGAAGAAAAATTTGAAATGAGTTTAAAATCTCTAGCAGAACAAATTGAGAACAAAGATTTTTCAGAAAAACAAAAAAAACAAATCATTAAAGTGACAGCATTGCTTCGACTAGTTGATGCTTGTGATATGCAATCAGACAGAACGGGGAGCAAAACATTTCTTAATGCTCGACTTAAGCGTACACAAACTGAGGCTAAAGCGCTATGGACTCAACTAGAACATCTACTCGAAATTCTCTCTGAAAACGACAAAGAAAGAACGGACTTAGAAAAGCTTATTAACTACATAAAAACAATAAGAAAAGCTGGAGAAAGTTTCTCTCCTCAAGATGCTATTAACGGCACATTAAACCCCAAAACACAAAAAGACATTGATGAGACAACTAAAGAGCTATATCCATTAATTTTTCAAGTGTTAAAAGATACTAGAGAAAATCAATCTCTCAACCAGTTATTTGAAAACCCTAAAACGTCACAAATAGTATTTATATTGTCTCTTATAAATCGAATAGCTTTTAAATGGGAACAATTTATCCATTTCTATAAACACCGCGCTATTGATTTTGTTTTACCTGTATCTAACGATACAAACAATGGAATAGATATCCAAATTTTGGGGAACAATAACGAACTCTTAAAAAAAGCCAAAAAAGAGATTGATAAAGAGTACGCTGCAGTAAAAGACGTATTAGAAGAACTCTCTTTTACTGTAAAAACACAGTGCCATAAAGGAGGCGTGAAATAAATTGCCACGAACAATAAAAACCTTAGCTCCTCAATTGCCTAAATTAGCCCCTAATAACGATAATTACATTAAAAAAAGCTACGACATTACCGTCGTAACCCCCCTCTTTGGTGGTGGAGTTGAAGCTGGTAAAGTTGATACGAAGCATCCTATTCGTGAAACCTCTATTCGAGGGCAACTGCGTTTCTGGTGGAGAGCCACCGTAGGGCAAAGATATGAAACACCTGAAAAGCTAGCAGAAGCAGAGAGTGAGCTATGGGGATCAACGGAAAAAGCAAGCAAAGTAAGGGTAAAAGTAACAAAAACGGATAAATTGTCTTATAGAAATCATGATAAAAATTATAATTTCGATCAGAATTCCCCTAAATTATATGCTCTTTTTTCTGCAAAACAAAATAAGAACAATATTGCCAAAGAGGGTTTTACTTTTAATTTGGAAATCGCTTTGGAAAAAAGGATTAATATCGACTCTCCCCAAGATGCCCCCGATCAACACAAAAAAAATTCAGAAGATATTTTAAAAGCACTAAAAGCCTGGGTAAATTTTGGGGGAATAGGCGCCAGAACTCGAAGGGGATGCGGGGCTCTTTATTGTCGCGAGCTTTCACCCTCAGAAAACGAAGACATTTTAGCATGGCTAAAAACAAACTTCGGAGAATATTTGAAC of Aminobacterium sp. MB27-C1 contains these proteins:
- the cmr1 gene encoding type III-B CRISPR module RAMP protein Cmr1; amino-acid sequence: MPRTIKTLAPQLPKLAPNNDNYIKKSYDITVVTPLFGGGVEAGKVDTKHPIRETSIRGQLRFWWRATVGQRYETPEKLAEAESELWGSTEKASKVRVKVTKTDKLSYRNHDKNYNFDQNSPKLYALFSAKQNKNNIAKEGFTFNLEIALEKRINIDSPQDAPDQHKKNSEDILKALKAWVNFGGIGARTRRGCGALYCRELSPSENEDILAWLKTNFGEYLNSKKTRPWPTMAHTIIAKKSNPMENIQAWENVISLYKSFRQGKHFRRNEGQERNNPEHSRWPEPDSIRKIATALKSNPTDIDKLVVSAAFGLPIVTKFKDKGDPEETTLYPIYKKEQKERMASSLILKPLAISYHKGIPIVVQLRAPLPETLKIEGEKEISYSVPIPDANVPHQATKYHNSPMGADCFNSGKALEAFISYMKENEFAEVEA